In Equus caballus isolate H_3958 breed thoroughbred chromosome 25, TB-T2T, whole genome shotgun sequence, one DNA window encodes the following:
- the LCN9 gene encoding epididymal-specific lipocalin-9 isoform X1, translated as MALLLLSLGVSLVSAQQLDLRTIVRRNYNIARVSGDWFSVSMASDDMKRIEENGDLRVFIQKIKSLEDGGLKFYFQLLLLGQCVEVPMVCEKMEKNGECTISYEGENRVLLAETDYRVYATFHLLNLRNGTQTQVLALYGRIPDLSPSFLKRFEKVCKKYGLGPQNIVSLIDKDPCLK; from the exons ATGGCGCTGCTCCTGCTGAGCCTGGGGGTGAGTCTGGTCTCCGCCCAGCAGCTTGACCTCCGAACCATCGTACGCAGGAACTACAACATAGCCAGG GTTTCCGGAGATTGGTTTTCTGTTTCCATGGCCTCGGACGACATGAAGCGGATTGAAGAAAATGGGGACCTGAGGGTCTTCATACAGAAGATCAAAAGCTTAGAAGACGGTGGTCTGAAATTCTATTTCCAGCTCTT GCTGCTGGGGCAGTGCGTGGAGGTGCCCATGGTCTGCgagaagatggagaagaatgGGGAGTGCACCATCTCCT ACGAGGGGGAGAACCGGGTGCTCCTCGCGGAAACAGACTACAGGGTCTACGCCACCTTCCACCTCCTCAACCTCCGGAACGGCACCCAGACTCAAGTGCTGGCGCTCTACG GACGGATCCCGGACCTGAGCCCCAGCTTCCTGAAGAGATTTGAAAAAGTCTGCAAAAAATACGGTCTCGGTCCTCAGAATATCGTCAGCCTGATCGACAAAG ACCCCTGTTTGAAGTAG
- the LCN9 gene encoding epididymal-specific lipocalin-9 isoform X2, with the protein MALLLLSLGVSGDWFSVSMASDDMKRIEENGDLRVFIQKIKSLEDGGLKFYFQLLLLGQCVEVPMVCEKMEKNGECTISYEGENRVLLAETDYRVYATFHLLNLRNGTQTQVLALYGRIPDLSPSFLKRFEKVCKKYGLGPQNIVSLIDKDPCLK; encoded by the exons ATGGCGCTGCTCCTGCTGAGCCTGGGG GTTTCCGGAGATTGGTTTTCTGTTTCCATGGCCTCGGACGACATGAAGCGGATTGAAGAAAATGGGGACCTGAGGGTCTTCATACAGAAGATCAAAAGCTTAGAAGACGGTGGTCTGAAATTCTATTTCCAGCTCTT GCTGCTGGGGCAGTGCGTGGAGGTGCCCATGGTCTGCgagaagatggagaagaatgGGGAGTGCACCATCTCCT ACGAGGGGGAGAACCGGGTGCTCCTCGCGGAAACAGACTACAGGGTCTACGCCACCTTCCACCTCCTCAACCTCCGGAACGGCACCCAGACTCAAGTGCTGGCGCTCTACG GACGGATCCCGGACCTGAGCCCCAGCTTCCTGAAGAGATTTGAAAAAGTCTGCAAAAAATACGGTCTCGGTCCTCAGAATATCGTCAGCCTGATCGACAAAG ACCCCTGTTTGAAGTAG